Proteins from one Catenuloplanes atrovinosus genomic window:
- a CDS encoding CGNR zinc finger domain-containing protein, translating into MDDLALVESFLNTVDERTFRRHGTAHAGGERLTSQTALDAWLADQGLPPGARLDAALRLRGALRDSLRGGDPGLIEFPLHLTAAEGGLRLRAAGDTALDRIVEAVARAVVTGAWARMKLCAAPDCRWAFHDTSKSGAGRWCSMNVCGNRAKTRAYRARLHS; encoded by the coding sequence GTGGATGATCTCGCGCTGGTGGAGTCGTTTCTCAACACCGTGGACGAGCGCACGTTCCGGCGGCACGGCACCGCGCACGCCGGCGGCGAACGGCTCACCTCACAGACCGCGCTGGACGCCTGGCTGGCGGATCAAGGGCTGCCCCCGGGCGCCCGCCTGGACGCGGCGCTGCGCCTGCGCGGCGCACTGCGCGACAGCCTGCGCGGCGGCGACCCGGGCTTGATCGAGTTTCCGCTGCACCTGACGGCGGCGGAGGGCGGGCTGCGGCTGCGCGCGGCCGGGGACACCGCGCTCGACCGGATCGTCGAGGCCGTCGCACGGGCGGTCGTCACCGGCGCGTGGGCGCGGATGAAGCTGTGCGCGGCACCGGACTGCCGCTGGGCGTTCCACGACACGTCCAAGAGCGGCGCGGGCCGGTGGTGCTCGATGAACGTCTGCGGCAACCGCGCCAAGACCCGCGCCTACCGCGCGCGCCTGCACTCCTGA
- a CDS encoding epoxide hydrolase family protein, with translation MLEPFALHVSDHDLADLRRRLRETRPPAPIPHPGWIAGADAATVARLVRHWAGDFDWRAREAEINALPQFTADVGGTRVHLVRLRGEGPEPLPIVLTHGWPSTFLELTALGDRLARPGRYGGDPADAFDVVIPSLPGFAFSAPSRVPTHELWHTLMHDVLGYRRYGAHGGDLGAGVSSRLAAYHPEAVVGLHLLAAMAPPDGPVTDEERAHVARTERWDAEEGGYQHLQRTRPLTPAHALSDSPAGLLAWIAEKYRAWSDAPDAFSDDELLTQVSLYWFTNTIATSFLPYYDHRPFWRRIEVPTGIAVFPHDLARPPRSWVERTYRLSRYTAMPRGGHFAAHEEPALLAADLTAFFRQRRTDYRS, from the coding sequence GTGTTGGAGCCCTTCGCGCTGCACGTCAGCGACCACGACCTGGCCGACCTCCGCCGCCGCCTCCGGGAGACCCGCCCGCCCGCGCCCATCCCGCACCCCGGCTGGATCGCCGGCGCGGACGCCGCCACCGTCGCCCGGCTGGTCCGCCACTGGGCCGGTGACTTCGACTGGCGCGCGCGGGAGGCCGAGATCAACGCATTGCCGCAGTTCACCGCCGACGTCGGCGGCACCCGCGTGCACCTGGTGCGGCTGCGCGGCGAGGGCCCGGAGCCGCTGCCGATCGTGCTCACGCACGGCTGGCCGAGCACCTTCCTGGAGCTGACCGCGCTCGGCGACCGGCTGGCCCGCCCGGGCCGGTACGGCGGGGACCCGGCCGACGCGTTCGACGTGGTGATCCCGTCGCTGCCCGGGTTCGCGTTCTCCGCGCCGTCCCGCGTCCCCACGCACGAGCTGTGGCACACGCTGATGCACGACGTGCTCGGCTACCGGCGGTACGGCGCGCACGGCGGTGACCTCGGCGCGGGCGTGAGCAGCAGGCTGGCGGCGTACCACCCGGAGGCCGTGGTCGGTCTGCACCTGCTGGCCGCGATGGCGCCGCCGGACGGGCCCGTCACCGACGAGGAGCGCGCGCACGTCGCGCGGACCGAACGCTGGGACGCGGAGGAGGGCGGCTACCAGCACCTCCAGCGCACCCGGCCGCTGACGCCGGCGCACGCGCTGAGCGACTCCCCGGCCGGGCTGCTGGCCTGGATCGCGGAGAAGTACCGGGCGTGGAGCGACGCGCCGGACGCGTTCTCCGACGACGAACTGCTCACCCAGGTCTCGCTCTACTGGTTCACCAACACGATCGCCACGTCGTTCCTGCCGTACTACGACCACCGGCCGTTCTGGCGGCGGATCGAGGTGCCGACCGGGATCGCGGTGTTCCCGCACGACCTGGCCCGGCCGCCGCGTAGCTGGGTGGAGCGCACCTATCGGCTGAGCCGGTACACCGCGATGCCGCGCGGCGGGCACTTCGCGGCGCACGAGGAGCCGGCGCTGCTGGCCGCCGACCTCACCGCCTTCTTCCGCCAGCGTCGTACAGATTACAGAAGTTGA